In the Burkholderia cenocepacia genome, one interval contains:
- a CDS encoding ArsR/SmtB family transcription factor — MQNTHDTLFRTLADPTRRALFERLCAEGELTVAALTAHAGVSQPAVSKHLGVLKQAGLVNDRHEGRQTHYSAQPQALAPLIDWTSQMAGFWQSRFDALEDLLKRMDQ, encoded by the coding sequence ATGCAGAACACCCACGACACGCTTTTCCGGACACTCGCCGATCCCACGCGCCGCGCGCTTTTCGAGCGGCTGTGCGCGGAGGGCGAGCTGACGGTTGCCGCGCTGACCGCCCACGCGGGCGTGTCGCAGCCGGCCGTGTCGAAGCACCTTGGCGTACTGAAGCAGGCCGGGCTCGTGAACGACCGTCACGAAGGCCGGCAGACGCACTACAGCGCGCAGCCGCAGGCGCTGGCCCCGTTGATCGACTGGACGAGCCAGATGGCGGGCTTCTGGCAGAGCCGGTTCGATGCCCTCGAAGATCTGCTCAAAAGGATGGATCAGTAA
- a CDS encoding malate dehydrogenase, producing MAKPAKRVAVTGAAGQIAYSLLFRIANGDLLGKDQPVILQLLDLPQAQGAVKGVVMELDDCAFPLLAGVVITDDPKVAFKDADVALLVGARPRSKGMERKDLLSANAEIFTVQGAALNEVASRDVKVLVVGNPANTNAYIAMKSAPDLPKKNFTAMLRLDHNRALSQLAAKSGKPVASIEKLAVWGNHSPTMYPDFRFATAEGESLLKLINDDVWNRDTFIPTVGKRGAAIIEARGLSSAASAANAAIDHVRDWVLGTNGKWVTMGIPSDGSYGIPEDIIYGVPVTCENGEYKRVEGLEIDAFSREKMDGTLAELLEERDGVAHLLKN from the coding sequence ATGGCTAAGCCCGCAAAGCGCGTTGCCGTCACCGGCGCCGCAGGTCAAATCGCTTACTCCCTGCTGTTCCGCATCGCGAACGGCGACCTGCTCGGCAAGGACCAGCCGGTCATCCTGCAACTGCTCGACCTCCCGCAAGCCCAAGGCGCCGTCAAGGGCGTCGTGATGGAACTCGACGACTGCGCGTTCCCGCTGCTCGCCGGCGTCGTGATCACCGACGATCCGAAGGTTGCATTCAAGGATGCAGACGTCGCGCTGCTGGTCGGCGCACGTCCGCGCTCGAAGGGCATGGAGCGCAAGGACCTGCTGTCGGCAAACGCCGAAATCTTCACGGTTCAGGGCGCTGCGCTGAACGAAGTCGCGAGCCGCGACGTGAAGGTGCTGGTCGTCGGCAACCCGGCGAACACGAACGCGTACATCGCGATGAAGTCGGCGCCGGATCTGCCGAAGAAGAACTTCACGGCGATGCTGCGCCTCGACCACAACCGCGCGCTGTCGCAGCTCGCCGCGAAGTCGGGCAAGCCGGTCGCGTCGATCGAGAAGCTCGCCGTGTGGGGCAACCACTCGCCGACGATGTACCCGGATTTCCGCTTCGCGACGGCCGAAGGCGAATCGCTGCTGAAGCTGATCAACGACGACGTGTGGAACCGCGACACGTTCATCCCGACCGTCGGCAAGCGCGGCGCGGCGATCATCGAAGCGCGCGGCCTGTCGTCGGCGGCGTCGGCAGCCAACGCGGCGATCGACCACGTCCGTGACTGGGTGCTCGGTACGAACGGCAAGTGGGTCACGATGGGCATCCCGTCGGACGGCTCGTACGGCATTCCCGAAGACATCATCTACGGCGTGCCGGTCACCTGCGAAAACGGCGAATACAAGCGCGTCGAAGGCCTGGAAATCGACGCGTTCTCGCGCGAGAAGATGGACGGCACGCTGGCCGAGCTGCTCGAAGAGCGCGATGGCGTCGCCCACCTGCTGAAGAACTAA
- the acnA gene encoding aconitate hydratase AcnA: protein MAHNLHKTLKEFDSGSGKGKFYSLPQLGKELKTKIERLPVSIRIVLESVLRNYDGKKITEEHIEQLANWKPTAKRVDEIPFVVSRVVLQDFTGVPLLADIAAMRGVAERTGKNPKKIEPLVPVDLVVDHSVQIDYFRQKDALDLNMKLEFQRNNERYQFMKWGMQAFDTFKVVPPGVGIVHQVNLEYLARGVHKKTDGGDTVYYPDTLVGTDSHTTMINGIGVVGWGVGGIEAEAGMLGQPVYFLTPDVVGVELKGKLREGVTATDLVLTITEMLRKEKVVGKFVEFFGEGTRSLSLPDRATIGNMAPEYGATMGFFPVDEKTIDYFEGTGRTKAEIAAFENYFKAQNLFGIPKAGDIDYTKTVTLDLATVAPSLAGPKRPQDRIEIGHVKSTFTDLFSKPVAENGFAKKADDLNTQYTTSNGVDVKNGDVLIAAITSCTNTSNPSVLLAAGLLAKKAVEAGLTVDPKIKTSLAPGSRIVTEYLTKTGLLPYLSKLGFEVAAYGCTTCIGNAGDLTPELNEAITKNDIVAAAVLSGNRNFEARIHPNIRANFLASPPLVVAYAIAGNITRDLMTEPVGKGKGGRDIYLGDIWPTSDEIHALLKFALDPKKFEDNYSKLTKKGDLWSKIEGESGEVYDWPKSTYIAEPPFFGNDFSMEPAASIPTVKGARALGIFGDSVTTDHISPAGSIKEDSPAGKWLKENGVQKADFNSYGSRRGNHDVMMRGTFANVRIKNLMIPPKADGTRVEGGLTIHQPSGEQQSIYDAAMQYVAAGTPTVVFAGEEYGTGSSRDWAAKGTQLLGVKAVIARSFERIHRSNLVGMGVLPLQFKGADSVQSLGITGEETYDIEGLGDDFKPQQDVTLVIHRKNGETQRVPVLLRIDTPIEVDYYKHGGILPFVLRSLLAA, encoded by the coding sequence ATGGCCCACAATCTCCACAAGACCCTCAAGGAATTCGACAGCGGTTCCGGCAAAGGCAAGTTCTACTCGCTGCCGCAGCTCGGCAAGGAACTGAAGACGAAGATCGAACGCCTGCCGGTGTCGATCCGCATCGTGCTCGAGTCCGTGCTGCGCAACTACGACGGCAAGAAGATCACCGAAGAGCACATCGAGCAGCTCGCGAACTGGAAGCCGACCGCGAAGCGCGTCGACGAGATTCCGTTCGTCGTGTCGCGCGTCGTGCTGCAGGATTTCACGGGCGTACCGCTGCTCGCCGACATCGCGGCCATGCGCGGCGTCGCCGAACGCACGGGCAAGAACCCGAAGAAGATCGAACCGCTGGTCCCGGTCGATCTCGTCGTCGATCACTCGGTCCAGATCGACTACTTCCGCCAGAAGGACGCGCTCGACCTGAACATGAAGCTGGAATTCCAGCGCAACAACGAGCGCTACCAGTTCATGAAGTGGGGCATGCAGGCGTTCGACACGTTCAAGGTCGTGCCGCCGGGCGTGGGCATCGTCCACCAGGTGAACCTCGAATACCTCGCGCGCGGCGTCCACAAGAAGACCGACGGCGGCGACACCGTGTACTACCCGGACACCCTCGTCGGCACGGACAGCCACACGACGATGATCAACGGCATCGGCGTGGTCGGCTGGGGCGTGGGCGGCATCGAGGCGGAAGCCGGCATGCTCGGCCAGCCGGTGTACTTCCTGACGCCGGACGTCGTCGGCGTCGAGCTGAAGGGCAAGCTGCGCGAAGGCGTGACGGCCACCGACCTGGTGCTGACGATCACCGAAATGCTGCGCAAGGAGAAGGTCGTCGGCAAGTTCGTCGAATTCTTCGGCGAAGGCACGCGCTCGCTGTCGCTGCCGGACCGCGCGACGATCGGCAACATGGCGCCGGAATACGGCGCGACGATGGGCTTCTTCCCGGTCGACGAAAAGACGATCGACTACTTCGAAGGCACGGGCCGCACGAAGGCCGAAATCGCCGCGTTCGAAAACTACTTCAAGGCGCAGAACCTGTTCGGCATCCCGAAGGCCGGCGACATCGACTACACGAAGACGGTGACGCTCGACCTCGCGACGGTCGCGCCGTCGCTGGCCGGCCCGAAGCGCCCGCAGGACCGCATCGAGATCGGCCACGTCAAGTCGACGTTCACCGACCTGTTCTCGAAGCCGGTTGCCGAAAACGGCTTCGCGAAGAAGGCGGACGACCTGAACACGCAATACACGACGAGCAACGGCGTCGACGTGAAGAACGGCGACGTGCTGATCGCCGCGATCACGTCGTGCACGAACACGTCGAACCCGAGCGTGCTGCTGGCCGCCGGCCTGCTCGCGAAGAAGGCGGTCGAGGCCGGCCTCACGGTCGACCCGAAGATCAAGACCTCGCTCGCGCCGGGATCGCGCATCGTCACCGAATACCTGACGAAGACGGGCCTGCTGCCCTACCTGTCGAAGCTCGGCTTCGAAGTCGCGGCGTACGGCTGCACGACCTGTATCGGCAACGCGGGCGACCTGACGCCGGAACTGAACGAGGCGATCACGAAGAACGACATCGTCGCGGCGGCCGTGCTGTCCGGCAACCGTAACTTCGAAGCGCGTATCCACCCGAACATCCGCGCGAACTTCCTCGCGTCGCCGCCGCTGGTCGTCGCGTACGCGATCGCCGGCAACATCACGCGTGACCTGATGACCGAGCCGGTCGGCAAGGGCAAGGGCGGCCGTGACATCTACCTCGGCGACATCTGGCCGACGAGCGACGAAATCCACGCGCTGCTCAAGTTCGCGCTCGATCCGAAGAAATTCGAGGACAACTACTCGAAGCTGACCAAGAAGGGCGACCTCTGGAGCAAGATCGAGGGCGAATCGGGCGAGGTCTACGACTGGCCGAAGTCGACGTACATCGCCGAGCCGCCGTTCTTCGGCAACGACTTCTCGATGGAGCCGGCTGCATCGATCCCGACGGTCAAGGGCGCGCGCGCACTGGGCATCTTCGGCGACTCGGTCACGACCGACCACATCAGCCCGGCAGGCTCGATCAAGGAAGACTCGCCGGCAGGCAAGTGGCTGAAGGAAAACGGCGTGCAGAAGGCCGACTTCAACAGCTACGGCTCGCGCCGCGGCAACCATGACGTGATGATGCGCGGCACGTTCGCGAACGTCCGGATCAAGAACCTGATGATCCCGCCGAAGGCGGACGGCACGCGCGTCGAAGGCGGCCTGACGATCCACCAGCCGAGCGGCGAACAGCAGTCGATCTACGACGCAGCGATGCAGTACGTCGCAGCCGGCACGCCGACCGTCGTGTTCGCGGGCGAAGAGTACGGCACGGGCTCGTCGCGCGACTGGGCCGCGAAGGGCACGCAGCTGCTCGGCGTGAAGGCCGTGATCGCACGCAGCTTCGAGCGCATCCACCGCTCGAACCTGGTCGGCATGGGCGTGCTGCCGCTGCAGTTCAAGGGCGCGGACAGCGTCCAGTCGCTCGGCATCACCGGTGAAGAGACGTACGACATCGAAGGCCTTGGCGACGACTTCAAGCCGCAGCAGGACGTCACGCTCGTGATCCATCGCAAGAACGGCGAAACGCAGCGCGTGCCGGTGCTGCTGCGCATCGATACGCCGATCGAAGTCGACTACTACAAGCACGGCGGGATTCTGCCGTTCGTGCTGCGCTCGCTGCTCGCAGCGTAA
- a CDS encoding HpcH/HpaI aldolase/citrate lyase family protein produces MAALTPAQVLYDGASPPAILPCCDHYAGSEKLMRKSLALQAELGPVFDLTLDCEDGATVGQEAAHAALVADLLGSAENRFGRVGVRIHDFSHPHWRDDVRIVLRASRAPAYITLPKIANAADAAEMTAFIEGTRRELGIAQPIPVDVLIETHGALAQAAALAALPTVGTLSFGLMDFVSAHHGAIPDSAMRSPGQFDHPLVRRAKLEIAAACHAHGKTPSHNVTTEVRDMGVVAGDARRARDEFAFTRMWSIHPAQIRPIVDAFAPRTDEVTLAAEILLAAQAADWGPTRHDDTLHDRASYRYYWSVLRRARATGQPVPDEAAPLFGPAAAGAAP; encoded by the coding sequence ATGGCCGCGCTCACTCCTGCACAAGTGCTGTACGACGGGGCGTCCCCGCCCGCGATCCTGCCCTGCTGCGATCACTACGCGGGCAGCGAGAAGCTGATGCGCAAGTCGCTCGCGCTGCAGGCCGAGCTGGGCCCGGTGTTCGACCTCACGCTCGACTGCGAGGACGGTGCGACCGTCGGCCAGGAAGCCGCCCACGCGGCGCTCGTCGCCGACCTGCTCGGCAGCGCCGAGAACCGCTTCGGCCGCGTCGGCGTCCGTATCCACGACTTTTCCCACCCGCACTGGCGCGACGACGTGCGCATCGTGCTGCGTGCGTCGCGCGCACCCGCCTACATCACGCTGCCGAAGATCGCGAACGCCGCCGACGCGGCCGAAATGACCGCGTTCATCGAAGGCACGCGCCGCGAACTGGGCATCGCGCAGCCGATCCCGGTCGACGTGCTGATCGAGACGCACGGCGCGCTCGCGCAGGCGGCCGCTCTCGCCGCACTGCCAACGGTCGGCACACTGAGCTTCGGGCTGATGGATTTCGTCTCCGCGCACCACGGCGCGATCCCCGATTCCGCGATGCGCTCGCCCGGCCAGTTCGACCACCCGCTCGTGCGCCGCGCGAAGCTGGAAATCGCCGCGGCCTGTCATGCGCACGGCAAGACGCCGTCGCACAACGTGACGACCGAGGTGCGCGACATGGGCGTCGTCGCCGGCGATGCACGCCGCGCGCGCGACGAATTCGCTTTCACGCGGATGTGGAGCATCCATCCCGCGCAGATCCGCCCGATCGTCGACGCCTTCGCGCCGCGCACCGACGAAGTCACGCTGGCCGCCGAGATCCTGCTCGCCGCGCAGGCCGCCGACTGGGGCCCGACGCGCCACGATGATACGCTGCACGATCGCGCGAGTTACCGTTATTACTGGTCGGTGCTGCGCCGTGCGCGGGCCACCGGCCAGCCCGTACCGGACGAGGCCGCGCCGCTGTTCGGCCCGGCCGCCGCGGGCGCCGCGCCTTGA
- a CDS encoding DUF1801 domain-containing protein, translating to MSAASDPTPSERIDALIAGIVDWRGKTFAELRQTILAADDSIVEEWKWMGSPVWSCDGMIAVANAHKGKVKLTFMHGAKLPDPDQLFNDGLEGNARRAIDFFEGDKLDKRALKHLVRAAIEYNRTHLKKNARAGSSAGAKVRSSKAA from the coding sequence ATGAGCGCAGCATCGGACCCGACCCCGTCGGAGCGTATCGATGCGCTGATCGCCGGCATCGTCGACTGGCGCGGCAAGACGTTCGCCGAGCTCCGGCAGACGATTCTCGCGGCGGACGACAGCATCGTCGAGGAATGGAAGTGGATGGGCAGCCCCGTGTGGTCGTGCGACGGGATGATCGCGGTCGCGAACGCGCACAAGGGCAAGGTGAAGCTGACGTTCATGCACGGCGCGAAATTGCCCGATCCCGACCAGCTGTTCAACGACGGCCTCGAAGGCAATGCGCGGCGCGCGATCGATTTCTTCGAAGGCGACAAGCTCGACAAGCGGGCGTTGAAGCACCTCGTGCGCGCGGCGATCGAATACAACCGCACCCATCTGAAGAAGAACGCGCGGGCGGGTTCCTCCGCGGGCGCGAAGGTGCGAAGCAGCAAGGCGGCGTGA
- a CDS encoding bifunctional 2-methylcitrate dehydratase/aconitate hydratase, with the protein MSAPVSNVRPAPDSVLVDIVDYVLNTGIDSALALETARHCLIDTLGCGLEALSYPACTKLLGPVVPGTIVPNGAKVPGTSFQLDPVQAAFDIGAMIRWLDFNDTWLAAEWGHPSDNLGGILATADWLSRTARAAGRKPLAMRDVLVAMIQAHEIQGCLALENSFNAVGLDHVLLVKVASTAVVGRLLGLTRDELINAVSNAFVDGHALRTYRHAPNTGSRKSWAAGDATSRAVRLALIAKTGEMGYPSALTAKTWGFYDVLFDGKPFRFQRPYGTYVMENVLFKIAFPAEFHAQTAAEAALQLHAQLAAAGRTTDDISRITIRTHAAAIRIIDKQGPLANPADRDHCIQYMVAVPLLFGRLTAADYEDAAAADPRIDALRAKTVCVEDPQFTKDYHDPDKRSIANALTIAFTDGSKLAEVAVEYPLGHRRRRAEGVPLLVEKFRTNLARRFPAKQQQAILDVSLDQAKLEAMPVDEYVDLYVI; encoded by the coding sequence ATGTCCGCCCCGGTCTCCAACGTCCGCCCCGCGCCGGATTCGGTACTCGTCGACATCGTCGACTACGTGCTGAACACCGGCATCGACAGCGCGCTCGCGCTGGAGACGGCGCGTCATTGCCTGATCGACACGCTCGGATGCGGACTCGAGGCGCTGTCCTACCCTGCCTGCACCAAGCTGCTCGGCCCCGTCGTGCCCGGCACGATCGTGCCGAACGGCGCGAAGGTGCCAGGCACGTCCTTCCAGCTGGATCCCGTCCAGGCCGCGTTCGACATCGGCGCGATGATCCGCTGGCTGGACTTCAACGACACCTGGCTCGCCGCCGAATGGGGTCATCCGTCCGACAACCTCGGCGGGATCCTGGCGACGGCCGACTGGCTCTCCCGCACGGCCCGCGCGGCCGGCCGGAAGCCGCTCGCGATGCGCGACGTGCTGGTCGCGATGATCCAGGCCCACGAGATCCAGGGCTGCCTCGCGCTCGAGAACTCGTTCAACGCGGTCGGGCTCGACCACGTGCTGCTCGTGAAGGTCGCATCGACGGCCGTCGTCGGGCGCCTGCTCGGGCTCACGCGCGACGAGCTGATCAACGCGGTCTCCAACGCATTCGTCGACGGCCACGCGCTGCGTACGTACCGCCATGCGCCGAACACCGGTTCGCGCAAATCGTGGGCGGCCGGCGATGCGACGTCCCGCGCGGTGCGCCTCGCGCTGATCGCGAAAACGGGTGAAATGGGCTATCCGTCGGCGCTCACCGCCAAAACCTGGGGCTTCTACGACGTGCTGTTCGACGGCAAGCCGTTCCGCTTCCAGCGCCCGTACGGCACGTACGTGATGGAAAACGTGCTGTTCAAGATCGCATTCCCCGCCGAATTTCATGCGCAGACGGCCGCCGAGGCCGCGCTGCAGCTGCACGCGCAGCTCGCCGCGGCGGGCCGCACGACCGACGACATCAGCCGGATCACGATCCGCACGCACGCGGCCGCGATCCGCATCATCGACAAGCAGGGCCCGCTCGCCAATCCGGCCGACCGCGACCACTGCATCCAGTACATGGTCGCCGTGCCGCTGCTGTTCGGCCGGCTGACCGCGGCCGACTATGAAGACGCGGCCGCGGCGGACCCGCGCATCGACGCGCTGCGCGCGAAAACCGTGTGCGTCGAGGATCCGCAGTTCACGAAGGATTACCACGATCCGGACAAGCGATCGATCGCGAATGCGCTGACGATCGCGTTCACGGACGGATCGAAGCTTGCCGAAGTGGCGGTCGAGTATCCGCTCGGCCATCGGCGGCGGCGCGCCGAAGGCGTTCCGCTCCTGGTCGAGAAGTTCAGGACCAACCTCGCCCGTCGCTTTCCGGCCAAGCAGCAACAAGCGATTCTCGACGTGTCGCTGGACCAGGCAAAGCTCGAAGCGATGCCGGTCGATGAGTACGTCGACTTGTACGTGATATAG
- a CDS encoding GntR family transcriptional regulator → MRAMTSNQANTANQTGAGGPGQPGAGDPAASPAASASPTFSPLYQQIKSLITQSLESGEWKPGEIIPSEVELAARYKVSQGTVRKAIDELAAENLVVRRQGKGTFVATHNEDRAQFRFLRLLADDGAEHPHVSRLLECRRLRAPAEIARQLDLKPADPVVQVRRLLEFDSEVTVLDEIWLPGAMFRGLTFERLSEYKGPLYAMFETEFGTRMIRATEKIRAVAADPAVADLLHVPAGFPLLSVERVSYTYGDRPVEVRRGWYVTTGYYYQNDLS, encoded by the coding sequence ATGCGCGCCATGACATCGAACCAGGCGAACACCGCGAATCAGACCGGCGCAGGCGGCCCAGGGCAGCCGGGCGCGGGCGATCCCGCAGCCTCGCCCGCGGCCTCCGCGTCGCCGACGTTCAGCCCGTTATACCAGCAGATCAAGTCATTGATCACGCAAAGTCTCGAATCCGGCGAATGGAAGCCGGGCGAGATCATCCCCAGCGAAGTGGAGCTCGCGGCCCGATACAAGGTCAGCCAGGGCACCGTGCGCAAGGCGATCGACGAACTGGCCGCCGAAAACCTCGTGGTCCGGCGGCAGGGCAAGGGCACTTTTGTTGCAACGCACAATGAGGATCGCGCGCAGTTCCGCTTCCTGCGTCTCCTGGCCGATGACGGTGCCGAGCACCCGCACGTGAGCCGCCTGCTCGAATGCCGGCGCCTGCGTGCGCCGGCGGAGATCGCGCGGCAGCTCGACCTGAAGCCCGCCGATCCCGTCGTGCAGGTGCGCCGCCTGCTGGAATTCGACAGCGAAGTGACGGTGCTCGACGAGATCTGGCTGCCGGGCGCGATGTTCCGCGGGCTCACGTTCGAGCGGCTGAGCGAGTACAAGGGGCCGCTCTACGCGATGTTCGAGACGGAGTTCGGTACGCGGATGATCCGCGCGACGGAGAAGATCCGCGCGGTGGCGGCGGACCCGGCGGTGGCCGATCTGCTGCACGTGCCGGCGGGGTTCCCGTTGCTGTCGGTCGAGCGCGTGTCCTATACGTACGGGGACCGGCCGGTGGAAGTGCGTCGCGGCTGGTATGTCACAACCGGGTACTACTATCAGAATGACTTGAGCTGA
- the sdhC gene encoding succinate dehydrogenase, cytochrome b556 subunit yields MTDAVRKPRPEYRNIGIGDITLKYRMPLAAILSILHRISGALLFLFLPFLLFLFDQSLTSELSFEVFKAFLSNIVVKLIVLALSWAFFHHFCAGIRHLLMDVNHDAVTKEGGKRTAVVVFVVSIALTIAMALKLFGAF; encoded by the coding sequence ATGACTGACGCAGTAAGAAAGCCGAGGCCGGAATACCGGAACATCGGAATCGGCGACATCACGTTGAAATATCGCATGCCGCTGGCCGCGATATTGTCGATTCTCCATCGTATCAGCGGCGCGCTGCTGTTCCTGTTCCTGCCGTTCCTGCTGTTCCTCTTCGACCAGAGCCTCACCTCCGAGCTCAGCTTCGAAGTCTTCAAGGCTTTCCTCTCCAACATCGTCGTCAAGCTGATCGTCCTCGCGTTGTCGTGGGCCTTCTTCCACCATTTCTGCGCCGGCATTCGCCACCTGCTGATGGACGTCAACCACGACGCCGTCACGAAGGAAGGCGGCAAGCGGACGGCAGTCGTCGTCTTTGTCGTCTCGATCGCGCTGACGATCGCCATGGCACTCAAACTGTTCGGAGCATTCTAA
- a CDS encoding SRPBCC domain-containing protein, with amino-acid sequence MNQATTETRSVVVDRELPHPPEKIWRALTQPHLIEAWLMKSDFEPVAGRAFSFRADWGSVDCTVLAIEPHRTLSYTWAAHGLESVVTWTLTPTPAGTHLRMEQAGFRTDQEQAYRGAQHGWVRFFDSLEQVLAHPDEGTEARS; translated from the coding sequence ATGAACCAAGCCACTACCGAAACGCGCTCCGTCGTCGTCGACCGGGAACTGCCGCATCCGCCGGAGAAGATCTGGCGCGCGCTCACGCAACCGCACCTGATCGAGGCGTGGCTGATGAAGAGCGACTTCGAGCCCGTCGCGGGCCGTGCGTTCAGCTTCCGCGCGGACTGGGGCTCGGTCGACTGTACGGTCCTCGCGATCGAGCCGCACCGCACGCTGTCCTATACGTGGGCGGCCCACGGCCTCGAAAGCGTCGTGACGTGGACGCTTACGCCGACGCCGGCCGGCACGCACCTGCGCATGGAGCAGGCGGGCTTCCGTACGGATCAGGAACAGGCCTACCGCGGTGCGCAGCACGGCTGGGTGCGGTTCTTCGATTCGCTCGAACAGGTGCTGGCGCACCCCGACGAAGGCACGGAGGCCCGCTCATGA
- a CDS encoding protease pro-enzyme activation domain-containing protein — protein MKRNAWFALPLPSPRRLACVAPLVFAAVAAHAATDWVDTHTKAFLTGPQLMARSAAPSLELAAGETTNVVVSLKLRNAAQLKQLARDVNRPGSAHYRQYLTHEQFLANYAPTDAQVRSVVDYLHKSGFTNVEVAPNRLLISASGTAGTVKTAFNTSLVHFEYAGRSGFANTSTAQVPRALGDVVGSVLGLQSVARARPLLRIGNVAKPQALAAGTATGHYPKEFPGLYNATGVPTAAGVTVGIITIGGVSQTLQDLKQFTSSNGYGTVSTQTVKTNGTGGSYTDDQDGQGEWDLDSQSIVGSAGGQVGKLVFYMADLNAAGNTGLTQAFNRAVSDNTAKVINVSLGWCETDANADGTLDAEEQIFTTAAAQGQTFSVSSGDEGVYECNNRGYPDGSNYTVSWPASSPHVLAIGGTTLYTTSAGAFSNETVWNEGLDSNGKLWATGGGVSTILPAPSWQSGSNRQLPDVAFDAAQSTGAYIYNYGQLQQIGGTSLAAPIFTGFWARLLAANGTGLGFPASNFYADIPSHPSLVRYDVVSGNNGYQGYGYKAGTGWDLTTGFGSLNIANLNQLIKSGGF, from the coding sequence ATGAAAAGGAACGCCTGGTTTGCCCTTCCCCTTCCGTCGCCCCGCCGTCTGGCGTGCGTGGCACCGCTCGTGTTCGCCGCCGTTGCGGCGCATGCGGCGACGGATTGGGTCGATACCCATACGAAAGCCTTTCTGACCGGCCCGCAGTTGATGGCGCGCAGTGCGGCGCCGTCGCTCGAACTCGCGGCCGGCGAGACGACCAACGTCGTCGTCAGCCTGAAGCTGCGCAACGCCGCGCAGCTCAAGCAGCTGGCGCGCGACGTGAACCGGCCCGGCAGCGCGCATTACCGCCAGTACCTGACGCATGAACAGTTCCTCGCGAACTACGCGCCGACCGATGCGCAGGTGCGGTCGGTCGTCGACTATCTGCACAAGAGCGGCTTCACGAACGTCGAGGTCGCGCCGAACCGGCTGCTGATCTCCGCCAGCGGCACGGCCGGCACGGTGAAGACGGCCTTCAACACGTCGCTCGTGCACTTCGAGTACGCAGGCCGTTCAGGCTTCGCCAACACGTCGACCGCGCAGGTGCCGCGCGCACTCGGCGACGTCGTCGGCTCGGTGCTCGGGCTGCAAAGTGTCGCGCGTGCGCGGCCGCTGCTGCGCATCGGCAACGTGGCGAAACCGCAGGCGCTCGCGGCCGGCACGGCCACAGGCCACTATCCGAAGGAATTCCCGGGCCTCTACAACGCGACCGGCGTACCGACCGCAGCCGGCGTGACCGTCGGCATCATCACGATCGGCGGCGTGTCGCAGACGCTGCAGGACCTGAAGCAGTTCACGTCGAGCAACGGCTACGGCACGGTTTCCACGCAGACCGTCAAGACCAACGGCACGGGCGGCAGCTACACCGACGACCAGGACGGCCAGGGCGAATGGGATCTCGACAGCCAGTCGATCGTCGGCTCGGCCGGCGGCCAGGTCGGCAAGCTGGTGTTCTACATGGCGGACCTGAACGCCGCCGGCAACACGGGCCTCACACAGGCGTTCAACCGCGCGGTGTCGGACAACACCGCGAAGGTGATCAACGTGTCGCTCGGCTGGTGCGAAACCGATGCGAACGCGGACGGCACGCTCGACGCGGAGGAGCAGATCTTCACGACGGCCGCCGCGCAGGGCCAGACGTTCTCGGTATCGTCGGGCGACGAAGGCGTGTACGAGTGCAACAACCGCGGCTATCCGGACGGCTCGAACTACACGGTATCGTGGCCGGCTTCGTCGCCGCATGTGCTCGCGATCGGCGGCACGACGCTCTATACGACGTCGGCGGGCGCGTTCTCGAACGAGACGGTGTGGAACGAAGGGCTCGATTCGAACGGCAAGCTGTGGGCGACAGGCGGCGGCGTCAGCACGATCCTGCCCGCGCCGTCATGGCAGTCGGGCAGCAATCGCCAGTTGCCGGACGTCGCGTTCGATGCCGCGCAAAGCACGGGCGCGTACATCTACAACTACGGCCAGTTGCAGCAGATCGGCGGCACGAGCCTCGCCGCACCGATCTTCACAGGCTTCTGGGCACGCCTGCTCGCGGCGAACGGTACAGGCCTCGGCTTCCCGGCCAGCAACTTCTATGCGGACATTCCGTCGCATCCGTCGCTCGTGCGCTACGACGTCGTGTCGGGCAACAACGGCTATCAGGGGTATGGCTACAAGGCCGGCACCGGCTGGGATCTGACGACCGGCTTCGGCAGCCTGAACATCGCGAACCTCAACCAGCTGATCAAGTCGGGCGGGTTCTGA